A genome region from Maridesulfovibrio salexigens DSM 2638 includes the following:
- a CDS encoding iron-containing alcohol dehydrogenase, protein MLNFSFYNPTNIVFGEGQLQELDNLVPKDAKVLITYGGGSAKKTGLLDRVNAELAKSGRTVVEFGGIPANPKFEVLMDAIKIVRDEQIDFILAVGGGSVIDGTKFIALAAPAKAYEGREKELMHFGFTPVPVDSAVPFGTVLTLPATGSEMNNGAVISDGEDKLPVFSTHTFPKFSILDPKITFTLPKTQVANGVVDTFIHTIEQYLTYPVEGRFQDRTAEGILQTLIEIGETTVNEPENYDARANLVWCSTMALNGLIGAGVPQDWTTHMIGHELTALTGLDHAKTLAVMQLANWKVRRTEKREKLIQYAERVWDIREGDDDARIDQAIAKTEEFFNCIGMATRLSDYEIGPDIVDRVVAGLEKHGMTKLSERGDVTPEISRKMLETAL, encoded by the coding sequence ATGCTTAACTTTAGCTTTTACAATCCGACCAATATTGTTTTCGGCGAAGGCCAGCTTCAGGAATTGGATAACCTTGTCCCTAAAGATGCCAAAGTGCTTATCACTTACGGTGGCGGCAGCGCCAAGAAGACCGGTCTTCTTGACCGAGTAAATGCCGAGCTTGCCAAAAGCGGCCGCACTGTAGTCGAATTCGGTGGAATTCCTGCAAACCCGAAATTCGAAGTTTTAATGGATGCCATCAAAATTGTCCGTGACGAACAGATTGACTTCATTCTTGCCGTGGGCGGCGGGTCCGTTATCGACGGAACCAAATTCATTGCACTGGCAGCACCAGCCAAAGCATACGAAGGCAGAGAAAAAGAACTGATGCACTTCGGTTTTACCCCTGTTCCAGTTGATTCAGCTGTACCCTTCGGAACCGTGCTGACGCTTCCGGCAACAGGATCGGAAATGAACAACGGTGCTGTAATCAGTGATGGCGAAGACAAACTTCCGGTCTTCTCCACCCACACATTCCCAAAGTTCTCCATCCTCGATCCGAAGATCACCTTCACCCTGCCTAAAACTCAGGTGGCTAACGGCGTTGTGGACACATTTATTCACACCATTGAGCAATACCTTACCTACCCTGTAGAAGGTCGTTTTCAGGACCGCACAGCAGAAGGAATTTTGCAGACTCTGATTGAAATCGGCGAAACAACCGTTAATGAGCCTGAAAACTACGATGCCCGCGCCAACCTTGTCTGGTGTTCCACCATGGCCCTCAACGGTCTTATAGGTGCAGGTGTCCCACAGGACTGGACCACTCATATGATCGGCCATGAACTAACCGCCCTCACCGGATTGGATCACGCCAAGACTCTGGCTGTAATGCAGCTTGCCAACTGGAAGGTCCGCCGGACGGAAAAAAGAGAAAAGCTCATCCAGTATGCCGAGCGGGTCTGGGATATCCGCGAAGGCGATGATGACGCTCGCATTGATCAGGCAATTGCCAAGACCGAAGAATTTTTCAACTGTATAGGTATGGCAACCAGACTTTCTGATTATGAAATCGGTCCCGACATTGTTGACCGGGTTGTCGCCGGCCTTGAAAAACACGGCATGACCAAGCTTTCCGAGCGCGGCGATGTCACCCCGGAAATTTCCCGTAAAATGCTCGAAACAGCACTCTAA
- a CDS encoding HAD family hydrolase has protein sequence MFHGKVRAVAFDADDTLWVNEPFFDRAKAEIAEMMSAYIPAEEFTRILEKTQSRNVAVFGYGVKCFVISMIEAANIAAPDKIKSSEIEHIIAVGRAMLTAPVEPIAGVEEVLRTLGSDYELLMITKGDVAEQQRKISLSGMSVYFDHIEILAEKDEAAYERILHKHSIRHDEFLMVGNSVKSDILPVVGIGGRAVHIPFHTTWVHEVVCEDDLCGREYVEISKAGELLPLLTR, from the coding sequence ATGTTTCATGGAAAAGTAAGGGCGGTGGCCTTCGATGCTGACGATACTTTGTGGGTAAATGAACCTTTTTTTGACCGGGCCAAGGCTGAAATTGCAGAAATGATGTCTGCATATATACCGGCAGAAGAGTTTACGCGGATTTTGGAGAAGACTCAGTCCCGAAACGTTGCCGTCTTTGGGTACGGGGTAAAGTGTTTTGTTATTTCCATGATTGAGGCGGCAAACATAGCGGCTCCTGATAAGATAAAAAGTTCTGAGATTGAACATATAATTGCTGTTGGAAGGGCGATGCTGACAGCTCCTGTGGAACCTATTGCAGGAGTTGAAGAGGTGCTGCGCACTTTGGGAAGTGACTATGAGTTGCTAATGATTACCAAGGGTGATGTGGCTGAACAGCAACGCAAAATAAGTCTTTCCGGCATGTCTGTGTATTTTGATCACATTGAGATTCTTGCCGAGAAGGATGAGGCTGCTTACGAGCGTATTCTGCATAAGCACAGCATTCGTCATGATGAATTTCTCATGGTCGGTAATTCTGTTAAATCAGACATTCTTCCGGTTGTGGGTATTGGCGGAAGGGCTGTACATATTCCATTTCATACTACCTGGGTTCATGAGGTCGTATGTGAAGATGATCTCTGTGGTCGCGAGTATGTTGAAATCAGCAAGGCAGGAGAATTATTGCCATTGTTGACGCGTTAA
- a CDS encoding AraC family transcriptional regulator, whose translation MHKAEEFMGIESNFKIYPFTDGTGCPISDVQEAHLHEFYVVHYVSAGSGSCVIDFETYDIIPGSLYFVSPGQLHLWNPENIVDGFVMVFTDDFLKSPEAPIHSAYELEFFNSVINSPMFMLSTDQKAELGSVMSSLCREFSSKKPGFETVLRSYFHILMVCLQRMFADRMQRPGARVENPMVREFKKLVSAHHSPQLRVQDYAERMNVSVSRLSAVIKEVTSMTPGQIVRNELINTAKRMLANSDKNVSEICYELKFEDPSYFGRFFKRETGFTPSVFREHVRGKYQQLV comes from the coding sequence GTGCATAAAGCAGAAGAATTCATGGGCATTGAGTCTAATTTTAAAATATATCCGTTCACTGATGGGACAGGCTGCCCTATCAGTGATGTTCAGGAAGCGCATTTACATGAATTTTATGTAGTCCATTACGTTTCTGCCGGTAGTGGCAGTTGCGTTATTGATTTTGAGACCTATGACATTATTCCCGGTTCTTTGTATTTCGTATCCCCCGGGCAATTACACCTATGGAATCCTGAAAATATTGTGGACGGTTTTGTAATGGTTTTTACCGATGACTTTCTCAAGTCACCGGAAGCGCCTATCCATAGTGCTTATGAACTTGAATTTTTCAATAGCGTAATCAATTCCCCAATGTTCATGCTTTCAACTGATCAGAAAGCCGAGCTGGGCAGCGTGATGTCTAGTCTTTGTCGGGAATTCAGTTCTAAAAAGCCGGGGTTTGAAACTGTATTGCGGTCATATTTCCACATACTTATGGTTTGTTTGCAGCGTATGTTTGCCGACAGGATGCAGCGGCCAGGTGCACGGGTGGAAAATCCTATGGTCAGGGAATTCAAAAAACTTGTTTCAGCTCACCATAGTCCTCAGTTACGGGTTCAGGATTATGCGGAAAGAATGAATGTCAGTGTGAGCAGGCTTAGCGCTGTGATCAAAGAAGTTACCAGTATGACTCCGGGGCAGATTGTCCGTAATGAGTTGATCAATACTGCCAAACGTATGCTGGCTAATTCCGATAAGAATGTTTCAGAAATCTGCTATGAACTTAAATTTGAAGATCCCTCATATTTTGGCAGGTTTTTTAAGCGTGAGACCGGATTTACTCCATCTGTTTTCCGGGAGCATGTAAGAGGAAAGTACCAGCAATTGGTATAA
- a CDS encoding TIGR02285 family protein produces the protein MKHLFSLIIYLSLVIPAPVQAKNVINWYHADFPPSSIMCGEMKGKGHENYLEDKLQKALPEYQHFEHIANYGRILKQLSENNGCCVTLLKTKEREKFIEFSNPIMPYISNGIITLKSKLDAFRPFIDEEGYISIKDLFDSSSMRMGISMGRRYGGMVDNIVDNNKKSKKIKVHYKMDLLETLVKNIQANRTIDYAIGFPHELQWLISQGLIEDKFIFIPIREMPEYVLSYVGCTKNKWGKRIINKVNDIINGQYEEQYKKQYQQYLPKDMIELHDKCSSNIFPLKSN, from the coding sequence ATGAAACACCTATTTTCACTCATTATTTATTTATCATTGGTTATCCCTGCACCGGTTCAGGCTAAAAACGTCATCAACTGGTATCATGCGGACTTTCCTCCTTCGAGCATTATGTGCGGAGAAATGAAAGGAAAAGGGCATGAGAACTATCTGGAAGATAAACTTCAAAAAGCCCTGCCAGAATACCAACACTTTGAGCACATAGCCAACTACGGACGTATTTTAAAACAGCTTTCTGAAAACAACGGTTGTTGTGTGACGCTGCTGAAGACAAAGGAACGTGAAAAATTCATTGAATTCAGCAATCCGATAATGCCTTATATTTCCAACGGGATTATTACCCTTAAATCCAAATTAGACGCCTTTAGGCCTTTCATTGATGAAGAGGGGTACATCTCAATAAAAGACCTGTTCGATTCCTCTTCCATGCGTATGGGAATCTCCATGGGACGCCGTTACGGAGGCATGGTAGATAATATTGTAGATAACAATAAAAAATCAAAAAAAATAAAAGTTCACTACAAAATGGACTTGCTTGAAACACTGGTAAAAAATATTCAGGCCAACCGAACCATTGACTATGCCATAGGCTTTCCCCACGAATTGCAGTGGCTTATCTCTCAAGGCCTTATTGAGGATAAATTTATTTTCATCCCCATACGCGAGATGCCCGAATACGTTCTCAGCTACGTAGGCTGTACCAAGAACAAATGGGGCAAAAGAATCATCAATAAAGTCAACGACATCATCAACGGGCAATACGAAGAACAATATAAAAAACAATACCAGCAGTATCTCCCCAAAGATATGATCGAATTGCATGATAAGTGTTCATCAAATATCTTCCCATTGAAAAGTAATTGA
- a CDS encoding bifunctional helix-turn-helix transcriptional regulator/GNAT family N-acetyltransferase codes for MSEIHSLIELSTVESLSVQEVADLLLIDKSNASRALKTLGNQGLVEFKSNDADRRAKDVFITDAGRERVSLVHAEADDQVGCALGMLGAHEREIVGRGLQSYAKALRYSRLQEGFYIRPITAADDHAVARVIRLVSEEYGLRAEDGFAVGDPSVDHMSSVYADKGSRYWVVEYKGQVVGGGGVAALQGGSGNVCELQKMYFTSECRGRGLGRRLVLMALEFARNFGYEACYLETTGELREAISLYKALGFEMQKDSLGDTGHDVCELRYLYRFD; via the coding sequence GTGTCTGAGATACATTCGCTTATTGAATTATCAACTGTTGAGTCTCTTTCTGTTCAGGAAGTGGCTGACTTGTTGCTTATAGATAAGTCCAATGCGAGTCGGGCTCTCAAGACACTGGGAAATCAAGGTCTTGTGGAATTTAAGTCAAATGATGCGGATCGCAGGGCTAAAGATGTGTTCATCACTGACGCAGGCAGGGAGCGAGTTTCTTTGGTGCATGCGGAAGCCGACGATCAGGTCGGGTGCGCTCTGGGAATGCTTGGTGCTCATGAGCGAGAGATAGTAGGGCGGGGGTTGCAGTCTTATGCCAAAGCGCTCCGTTATAGCCGATTACAGGAAGGGTTTTACATACGTCCCATAACGGCTGCGGACGATCATGCCGTTGCACGTGTTATACGTCTTGTTTCGGAGGAGTATGGTTTGCGCGCCGAGGACGGCTTTGCTGTGGGTGATCCTTCGGTTGATCATATGAGTAGTGTGTATGCTGATAAAGGCTCGCGTTATTGGGTGGTTGAGTACAAGGGGCAGGTTGTTGGCGGAGGCGGTGTTGCTGCCTTGCAGGGCGGTAGTGGTAATGTCTGTGAGTTGCAGAAAATGTATTTTACTTCTGAGTGTCGTGGTAGGGGGCTGGGCAGGAGGCTGGTTCTCATGGCATTGGAATTTGCTCGAAACTTTGGCTATGAGGCCTGTTATCTCGAAACTACAGGTGAACTGCGCGAGGCTATCTCGCTCTACAAAGCATTAGGATTTGAAATGCAGAAAGATTCGTTAGGAGATACCGGGCACGATGTTTGTGAGCTGCGCTATTTATACCGCTTTGATTAA
- a CDS encoding PAS domain-containing protein: MREKKPTYEELEQRVAELERREEQNECLNSVHFFLDANTKSSLVMDILFDSILSGIIIVDAEEFTIVEVNSTALEMLGRNKNEVIGKVCHNFVCPAERGKCPIADLGQTVDMSERILLTAKSGNRNILKTVKTLNIKDKNYYIESFIDITDQKKAELDKEELIKELSEALEKVKVLSGLMPICAKCKKIRDDKGYWNNLESFIEKYSEASFSHGLCPECSDEMYGDQQWYIKGKEKRKKNKKD, encoded by the coding sequence GTGAGAGAGAAGAAGCCAACATACGAAGAACTGGAGCAGCGTGTGGCTGAACTGGAAAGGCGCGAAGAACAAAACGAATGCCTTAATTCAGTTCATTTCTTTTTGGATGCCAACACAAAATCCTCTCTTGTCATGGACATTCTCTTCGATTCCATCCTCAGTGGAATTATCATTGTAGATGCTGAAGAATTCACCATTGTTGAAGTCAATAGCACAGCCCTTGAAATGCTGGGACGCAACAAGAATGAGGTAATCGGCAAGGTATGCCATAACTTTGTATGCCCTGCGGAACGCGGAAAATGTCCTATTGCTGACCTTGGGCAGACTGTGGATATGTCTGAACGAATCCTACTCACGGCTAAATCCGGCAATCGCAATATCCTCAAGACTGTCAAAACCCTTAATATTAAGGATAAAAACTACTATATCGAAAGTTTCATCGACATAACCGACCAAAAGAAAGCTGAACTGGATAAAGAAGAACTCATTAAAGAACTTTCGGAAGCCCTTGAAAAGGTGAAAGTACTCAGTGGACTTATGCCTATCTGCGCTAAATGTAAAAAAATACGAGATGACAAAGGCTATTGGAATAATCTTGAATCATTTATTGAGAAGTACTCCGAGGCATCATTCAGCCACGGACTCTGCCCGGAATGCTCAGATGAAATGTATGGCGATCAGCAGTGGTATATCAAGGGCAAAGAAAAACGGAAGAAAAACAAAAAAGATTAG
- a CDS encoding FAD-dependent oxidoreductase: protein MSSKKIVVIGGSAAGPKAAARSKRLDADAEVVLLQKAPELSMASCGYPYYIGGNFDERNALLATPTGVVRDEGFFAAAKGVSARVNTEVTAIDRHNKTVSCTDVLTGESCSVAYDKLVLCTGATPRRTPIPGIDLEGVRSLSEMRDADKLRELVDSGKVKDAVIVGGGLIGIEVCEALSESGMNVNVVEMLSQLLMFLDWEIAKLVEKHVASKGVTVHTDNGVAEFLGENGKLTGVKLNDGSVVPCELAVVAIGVTPNAKLAAEAGLEIGGFGGVAVDDFMRTSDPDIYAAGDCVEITQRITGKKTYAPYGDLANLEARVVADNIARGDKHKFPGTVNSGICKVFDLSAGATGFSEQRAKAEGYDVITATNASPDKPGFMGAKLLVSKMVADAATGRILGFQCVGPGEVNRQLAEAAMAVMNGNTIWEVGMADLPYAPPFSLAIDHFITTAHILDNKMAGQMTGISNAEVKERLDAGEKPFILDVRAPNEFEEMRLNVGENLIPLGKLRNALDQLPQNKDAEIITFCKISMRGYEAQRVLEANGWTNVKVMEGGIMGWPFKVEM from the coding sequence ATGAGTTCCAAAAAGATAGTCGTAATCGGCGGTTCTGCTGCCGGACCCAAGGCTGCAGCTCGGTCCAAGCGTCTTGATGCTGATGCGGAAGTGGTTCTGCTTCAGAAGGCACCGGAGTTATCCATGGCTTCATGCGGTTATCCGTACTACATAGGCGGTAATTTTGATGAGCGAAATGCTTTGCTTGCCACACCCACCGGGGTCGTGCGCGATGAAGGTTTTTTTGCCGCAGCCAAGGGGGTTAGTGCTCGGGTTAACACTGAAGTAACAGCTATCGACCGTCACAATAAGACTGTGTCCTGCACGGATGTTTTGACAGGTGAGTCCTGCTCAGTGGCATACGATAAACTTGTCCTATGTACTGGGGCTACACCGCGCCGTACTCCTATTCCCGGGATTGATCTCGAAGGAGTTCGTTCACTTTCCGAAATGCGCGATGCAGATAAACTGCGTGAACTGGTTGATTCCGGTAAGGTTAAGGACGCAGTCATTGTCGGTGGCGGGCTGATCGGAATTGAAGTTTGCGAGGCTCTGTCCGAGTCCGGCATGAATGTGAATGTTGTAGAAATGCTTTCTCAGCTGCTTATGTTTCTGGACTGGGAAATCGCTAAGTTGGTGGAGAAACACGTTGCTTCCAAAGGTGTCACTGTCCATACTGATAACGGCGTGGCTGAATTTTTGGGTGAGAATGGCAAACTGACCGGAGTTAAACTTAATGACGGTTCTGTGGTCCCATGCGAACTTGCTGTTGTTGCTATCGGTGTAACTCCCAATGCCAAGCTTGCAGCAGAAGCCGGGCTAGAAATCGGCGGATTCGGAGGTGTTGCAGTTGATGATTTCATGCGAACTTCCGATCCTGACATTTATGCTGCCGGGGATTGCGTTGAGATAACCCAGCGTATCACTGGAAAGAAAACCTATGCTCCCTATGGTGACCTTGCTAACCTTGAGGCCCGTGTCGTTGCGGATAATATCGCCCGTGGTGATAAGCACAAGTTTCCCGGAACTGTGAACAGCGGAATATGCAAGGTCTTTGATCTGAGTGCCGGAGCTACCGGATTCTCCGAACAGCGTGCTAAAGCAGAAGGGTATGATGTTATTACCGCAACCAATGCCAGTCCGGACAAGCCCGGTTTCATGGGGGCCAAGCTGCTGGTTTCAAAGATGGTTGCTGATGCCGCAACCGGACGCATTCTTGGGTTTCAGTGCGTAGGCCCCGGCGAGGTGAACCGCCAATTGGCCGAGGCTGCAATGGCGGTAATGAACGGCAACACCATTTGGGAAGTGGGTATGGCTGACCTGCCGTATGCTCCTCCGTTTTCTCTTGCTATTGACCATTTTATCACTACCGCGCACATCCTTGATAATAAGATGGCCGGACAGATGACCGGGATCAGCAATGCTGAAGTGAAAGAGAGGTTGGACGCAGGTGAAAAGCCGTTCATTCTGGATGTGCGAGCACCCAATGAATTTGAGGAGATGCGTTTGAACGTAGGGGAAAATCTTATTCCTCTTGGCAAACTGCGCAATGCTCTTGATCAATTGCCGCAAAACAAGGATGCGGAGATCATTACTTTCTGCAAGATATCCATGCGTGGCTATGAAGCCCAGCGAGTGCTTGAGGCAAACGGCTGGACCAACGTTAAAGTTATGGAAGGCGGCATTATGGGCTGGCCGTTCAAGGTAGAGATGTAG
- a CDS encoding ferredoxin-thioredoxin reductase catalytic domain-containing protein, with product MSQPTEKSVKLISNYVEKYCERTGLNLHPMKDVSDAVTTGLAMHLDDLKRPLCPCRFYPDKQQAVAEREWLCPCSDMKTYKYCHCMLFVNAEGMPVTEHLPEDHEGRQTYGDIADPAPEKMHRKLPN from the coding sequence TTGTCTCAGCCTACTGAAAAAAGTGTAAAATTGATCTCCAATTATGTGGAGAAGTATTGTGAACGTACCGGACTGAACCTTCATCCCATGAAGGATGTTTCCGATGCTGTGACCACCGGTCTGGCCATGCATCTTGATGATCTTAAACGCCCCCTCTGTCCCTGCCGTTTTTATCCGGACAAACAGCAGGCGGTTGCCGAGCGTGAATGGCTTTGTCCCTGCTCGGACATGAAGACCTACAAGTACTGTCACTGTATGCTGTTTGTTAATGCGGAAGGCATGCCTGTAACTGAGCATCTTCCGGAAGACCACGAAGGTCGACAGACTTATGGCGATATCGCTGATCCGGCTCCGGAAAAGATGCATCGCAAGTTGCCCAACTAG
- a CDS encoding DEAD/DEAH box helicase gives MLIEISKDLTITDAPEELIDEIKEALTLMNPDYINAIKYRGRVGKRIPKYIKMWSGDRKKRLHCPRGFGIELHQIAKAADIEPTYEDKRLELDPVDFSFKGELRPYQQAALQSFSNQTQGLLEAGTGAGKTVMALALIAERKQPCLIIVHTKELLMQWIDRINQFLGIEAGQIGGGKFKIKPLTVATIQTARNRLKDLKKTFGHIVVDECHRTPASTFQKVVKNFDAKYLTGLSATPYRADGLDRMINLTLGPVVHRVNPDLLRNTGAILKPEIFTVETAFRFAGNASEEYSLMMTAIAEDYPRNKIIASCVSKELQQNPGTMLMVADRTAHLDALSDLLFDQGVEVAVLTGKTPAGEREEIINDLNAGKIKVLASTASLIGEGFDCPGLSTLFLCSPIKSKGRLVQIIGRILRPADGKRPRLYDFVDIEVGVLKHSAGLRQKIYAEIA, from the coding sequence ATGCTGATCGAAATTTCAAAAGACCTGACCATTACCGATGCCCCCGAAGAACTGATTGATGAGATCAAGGAAGCTTTGACCTTGATGAACCCTGATTATATCAATGCGATCAAATACCGTGGCAGGGTCGGAAAACGCATCCCTAAATATATTAAAATGTGGTCTGGTGACCGTAAGAAAAGACTGCATTGCCCACGCGGATTCGGCATTGAACTACACCAAATCGCCAAGGCAGCGGATATTGAGCCGACATACGAAGATAAGCGACTCGAACTTGATCCTGTAGATTTTTCGTTCAAGGGTGAACTGCGCCCATACCAGCAGGCTGCCCTGCAATCTTTTTCAAACCAGACCCAAGGATTACTTGAAGCCGGAACCGGGGCTGGCAAAACCGTCATGGCGCTGGCTCTGATTGCCGAGCGCAAACAGCCATGCCTGATCATCGTTCATACCAAAGAACTGCTCATGCAGTGGATTGACAGGATCAACCAGTTTCTGGGCATTGAAGCGGGACAGATCGGTGGAGGCAAGTTCAAAATTAAGCCACTGACCGTGGCAACAATCCAGACAGCCCGCAACCGTTTAAAAGACCTGAAAAAGACCTTCGGGCATATAGTAGTCGATGAATGCCACCGTACTCCGGCCAGCACTTTTCAGAAGGTGGTTAAAAATTTTGATGCAAAGTACCTAACCGGATTATCCGCCACCCCCTACCGTGCAGACGGTCTGGATCGCATGATCAACCTCACCCTCGGCCCTGTGGTGCACCGGGTTAACCCGGACCTGCTGCGCAATACCGGAGCAATTCTTAAGCCGGAAATTTTCACTGTCGAAACCGCATTCCGCTTTGCCGGAAATGCTTCTGAAGAATATTCACTCATGATGACCGCCATTGCTGAAGATTACCCGCGCAACAAGATCATTGCATCCTGCGTGAGCAAGGAACTGCAACAGAATCCGGGAACCATGCTTATGGTGGCGGACCGCACAGCCCACCTCGATGCACTTTCTGATCTTTTGTTTGATCAGGGCGTAGAAGTAGCCGTGCTGACCGGGAAGACTCCTGCCGGAGAGCGCGAAGAAATCATTAATGACCTTAACGCAGGCAAGATCAAAGTGCTGGCCAGTACTGCATCGCTCATAGGCGAAGGCTTTGATTGTCCAGGTCTTTCTACCCTTTTCCTCTGCTCCCCCATTAAATCCAAAGGCAGGCTGGTCCAGATCATCGGCAGGATTCTGCGCCCCGCAGACGGCAAACGCCCGAGGCTCTATGACTTTGTAGATATTGAAGTGGGAGTGCTCAAGCACAGTGCCGGACTCAGGCAGAAAATTTATGCTGAGATTGCATAA
- a CDS encoding PH domain-containing protein, with protein sequence MGILDGLMGNASEIDIDDVQEELSPILGDSEKVERAFKVIRDMYVFTSGRLILIDKQGLTGKKVEYLSIPYKSISNFSVETAGHFDMDSELKMWVSGRREPISKELKKGSDVVGIQKLLANKILR encoded by the coding sequence ATGGGAATTCTTGATGGTTTAATGGGCAATGCCTCTGAAATAGATATTGATGATGTACAGGAAGAACTCTCCCCCATACTGGGAGATAGCGAAAAAGTAGAACGAGCCTTTAAAGTCATCCGCGACATGTATGTTTTTACCTCCGGAAGACTTATTCTTATTGATAAACAAGGGCTGACCGGTAAAAAAGTTGAGTACTTATCTATTCCCTACAAATCCATCTCCAACTTTTCCGTGGAAACTGCAGGCCATTTTGACATGGACTCGGAACTGAAAATGTGGGTTTCCGGACGTCGTGAGCCTATCTCCAAAGAGCTGAAGAAAGGCAGCGATGTTGTAGGCATCCAAAAACTGCTTGCAAATAAGATTCTGAGATAA
- a CDS encoding 4Fe-4S binding protein: protein MTLKDITQAAEKIGCLSVTTLDGGKMHSRIISFCGGDDEGIYFLTMNVKPFYRQLKSNPQVSMCGIYPTSRKEGKNSDGQPYFPPGYTLRITGEAREVSMDELRAKAEAGNPIHKYVLEDHERYPAIRLFCVHKGKGEIFDFDFEMEHRDHKLLRTRFAFGGEGFNEAGGRINPEKCIACGECLGACTFKAIVPGDVYRVDGSRCDECGSCMLVCPVEAIDFSQTI from the coding sequence ATGACTTTGAAAGATATTACTCAAGCGGCTGAGAAGATAGGTTGCCTGTCTGTTACCACCCTTGATGGTGGAAAAATGCATAGCCGGATAATCAGTTTTTGCGGCGGGGATGATGAAGGGATTTATTTTCTGACAATGAATGTAAAGCCTTTTTACCGCCAGCTTAAATCCAATCCCCAAGTTTCCATGTGCGGAATTTATCCCACCAGCCGCAAGGAAGGAAAGAACAGCGATGGTCAGCCTTATTTTCCTCCGGGGTACACTTTGAGAATTACCGGGGAAGCCCGTGAAGTTTCCATGGATGAATTGCGCGCAAAAGCTGAAGCCGGAAATCCGATCCATAAATATGTGCTTGAGGATCACGAACGTTACCCTGCCATCCGTTTGTTTTGTGTACACAAGGGCAAAGGCGAAATATTTGACTTCGATTTTGAAATGGAGCATCGCGATCATAAACTTTTGCGAACTCGTTTTGCTTTTGGCGGTGAGGGGTTTAATGAAGCCGGGGGGCGCATAAACCCTGAAAAATGTATTGCCTGCGGGGAATGCCTAGGAGCATGTACCTTCAAGGCGATTGTTCCGGGAGATGTCTACCGGGTTGACGGCTCCCGCTGTGATGAATGTGGAAGCTGCATGCTGGTCTGTCCGGTTGAAGCGATAGATTTTTCTCAGACAATTTAA
- a CDS encoding AraC family transcriptional regulator — protein sequence MSIQDKKLLDELKEALDDGAVREGINETFLEEVTLVRVSEHKPKSPLIYEQCFCIAVYGHKICHLSDATFTYGEDEFLVVPAIVPLDIEVVPDVDNPLLSITVPLDFEVIQDLVEFINKYDKQALEKISSSSGIYFEPLTNNVMESTIRLLKVLKSRKEANIFGKQIIREIYYHILMGKHGHLLASAAFGESDYALIAKSLRFLHDNYDKGIDIDHLAKSANMSVRSFYNHFKAVTALTPVQYLKRIRLEKARQFMVVQGEQASSAAHMVGYESPSQFSREFKRHFGYTPREAVRNSQGMAG from the coding sequence ATGAGCATTCAGGATAAAAAACTGTTGGATGAACTGAAAGAAGCCCTCGATGACGGGGCGGTCCGCGAAGGGATTAATGAAACCTTTCTTGAAGAGGTTACACTTGTTCGTGTTTCAGAACATAAACCCAAGTCTCCGTTAATCTATGAACAATGTTTCTGCATTGCTGTTTACGGACATAAAATTTGTCACTTGAGCGATGCTACATTCACGTACGGTGAAGATGAATTTCTAGTCGTTCCTGCCATTGTCCCGCTCGATATCGAAGTTGTTCCTGATGTTGATAATCCGCTACTCAGTATTACGGTTCCCCTTGATTTCGAAGTGATTCAGGATCTGGTGGAATTTATCAATAAATATGACAAGCAGGCGCTGGAAAAAATCTCCAGCTCTTCCGGCATATACTTCGAGCCGTTGACCAACAATGTGATGGAGTCGACAATCCGTTTACTTAAGGTTTTGAAGTCGCGCAAGGAAGCAAATATCTTCGGCAAGCAGATCATCCGGGAAATTTACTATCATATTCTTATGGGCAAACACGGGCATTTGTTGGCTTCTGCGGCTTTCGGGGAATCGGACTATGCTTTGATCGCCAAATCACTGCGCTTTCTCCACGATAATTACGATAAGGGAATCGACATCGACCATCTTGCAAAAAGTGCGAATATGTCCGTGCGTTCATTTTACAATCATTTTAAAGCCGTGACCGCATTGACTCCGGTACAGTATCTGAAGAGGATACGCTTGGAAAAGGCCCGCCAGTTTATGGTTGTTCAAGGGGAACAGGCCAGTTCCGCCGCGCATATGGTGGGGTATGAAAGTCCCTCACAATTCAGTCGTGAGTTCAAACGGCATTTCGGATATACCCCGCGGGAGGCGGTGCGCAATAGTCAGGGTATGGCGGGGTAG